A portion of the Effusibacillus pohliae DSM 22757 genome contains these proteins:
- a CDS encoding Lrp/AsnC family transcriptional regulator, which produces MDSSLELQILNVLHENSRLSHQQIATMLGADPAEVSRLIAELEREKIILRYSAVINWDKVESQRVTAVIDVKVTPQREVGFDAIAERIYRFPEVKSVSLMSGAYDLQVTVEGMHLKEVARFVAEKLSTIEHVTSTTTHFLLKTYKSDGVIFDDQEGDQRLVISP; this is translated from the coding sequence ATGGATTCAAGCCTCGAACTGCAGATTCTGAACGTGCTGCACGAAAATTCCCGCCTGTCCCACCAGCAGATCGCGACGATGCTGGGCGCCGATCCGGCTGAAGTGAGCCGGCTGATCGCGGAACTGGAGCGGGAGAAAATCATTCTGCGATATTCGGCGGTGATCAACTGGGACAAAGTCGAATCACAGCGGGTGACCGCCGTGATTGACGTAAAGGTGACACCGCAGCGAGAAGTCGGTTTTGACGCGATTGCGGAGCGGATCTACCGGTTCCCGGAAGTCAAGTCTGTCTCCCTCATGTCTGGCGCGTACGACCTGCAGGTGACCGTGGAAGGCATGCACCTGAAAGAGGTTGCCCGGTTTGTGGCCGAAAAACTGTCGACCATCGAACATGTCACCTCGACGACCACCCATTTTCTATTGAAAACCTACAAATCGGACGGCGTCATCTTTGACGACCAGGAAGGCGACCAGCGGCTGGTGATTTCCCCGTGA
- a CDS encoding universal stress protein: MAGEQADLIVMGSRVLGAFKQIVLGSVSNKCCKTPNVPR; this comes from the coding sequence ATGGCAGGGGAACAAGCCGATCTGATCGTGATGGGCAGCCGCGTTCTGGGCGCTTTCAAACAGATCGTGCTCGGCAGCGTCAGCAACAAGTGCTGCAAGACGCCGAATGTCCCGCGCTGA
- a CDS encoding succinate dehydrogenase cytochrome b558 subunit, producing MSQQKDFWFRRLHSLTGVLPVGLFLVFHLFTNAKATNGSAVYDQAVAGIRELPFLTVIEFLFIFLPLLYHGVYGMYIAFTAGYNSGQYSWFRNQMFVWQRITGVITFIFVVYHLWTTRFSGNAPSFDMVAHLVSSPFAFWFMIIGVVAAAFHFANGLWGFLIHWGVTVGPRSQRLSAYVMGGIWIVISFLGVSSLVAFKSAGV from the coding sequence GTGTCACAGCAAAAAGATTTTTGGTTTCGGCGTCTGCATTCGTTGACGGGAGTTTTGCCTGTCGGCCTGTTCCTGGTGTTTCATTTGTTTACGAACGCGAAAGCGACGAACGGATCGGCCGTTTATGACCAAGCGGTGGCCGGGATTCGCGAATTGCCGTTTTTGACGGTGATTGAGTTTCTGTTTATTTTCCTGCCGCTTTTGTACCATGGCGTCTACGGCATGTATATCGCGTTTACCGCCGGCTACAACAGCGGGCAGTATTCCTGGTTTCGCAACCAGATGTTTGTCTGGCAGAGGATTACGGGGGTCATCACATTCATTTTTGTGGTGTACCATTTGTGGACAACCCGGTTCAGCGGCAATGCGCCCAGTTTTGACATGGTCGCACATCTTGTATCCAGTCCGTTTGCCTTCTGGTTCATGATCATCGGCGTGGTCGCGGCTGCTTTCCATTTTGCAAACGGTCTGTGGGGCTTCTTGATCCATTGGGGAGTGACAGTGGGTCCTCGTTCGCAGCGCTTGTCCGCTTATGTAATGGGCGGCATTTGGATCGTCATTTCATTCTTGGGTGTAAGCTCCCTTGTGGCCTTTAAGTCTGCTGGGGTATAG
- a CDS encoding aspartate kinase — MALIVQKFGGSSVASPEHIKRVARRVADTVEQGNSCVVVVSAMGDTTDDLIELAQKVSAVRPAREMDMLLTTGEQISIALLAMALQDIGQDSVSFTGWQAGIRTEAVHGKARITDLDPSRILAELETGKVVVVAGFQGITDDGDITTLGRGGSDTTAVALAAALKADLCEIYTDVEGVYSTDPRVVKFARKIPEISYDEMLELANLGAAVLHPRAVEYAKQYQVPLMVRSSFTTNPGTLVKEEALMEKGMVVRGIAHDLNVAKVALVGVPNRNDNLKVVFQTLAQDNINVDIIVQSIVHNDCSDISFTVAKDDLTRTIEVLGQLQPRLGAKEIVCEEDLAKVSIVGAGMISNPGVAAQMFQALTENGMYIKMVSTSEIKVSCVIDAADVEKAVQVLHTSFGLDAVEAATVAK; from the coding sequence GTGGCGTTAATCGTTCAGAAGTTTGGCGGCAGTTCGGTAGCCAGCCCAGAGCACATCAAGCGGGTGGCCCGGCGTGTGGCGGACACGGTGGAGCAAGGCAATTCGTGTGTTGTGGTCGTCTCGGCGATGGGGGATACGACAGATGATCTGATTGAACTGGCGCAAAAAGTATCCGCGGTGCGGCCAGCCCGGGAGATGGATATGCTGTTGACGACCGGGGAGCAAATCTCGATCGCGTTGCTGGCGATGGCGCTGCAGGATATCGGCCAGGACAGCGTATCGTTTACCGGTTGGCAAGCAGGTATCCGGACGGAGGCGGTGCATGGCAAAGCGCGCATCACCGACCTTGACCCGTCGCGGATTCTTGCTGAACTGGAAACCGGAAAAGTGGTTGTGGTAGCCGGTTTCCAAGGGATCACCGACGATGGCGACATCACAACGCTGGGGCGGGGCGGTTCCGATACGACGGCTGTCGCGTTGGCGGCTGCCCTCAAGGCCGATCTGTGTGAGATCTACACCGACGTGGAAGGGGTGTATTCGACCGATCCGCGGGTGGTCAAGTTTGCCCGCAAGATCCCCGAGATTTCGTATGACGAAATGCTGGAGCTGGCGAATTTGGGGGCTGCCGTGCTGCATCCGCGGGCAGTCGAATACGCGAAACAGTATCAGGTGCCGTTGATGGTCCGGTCCAGCTTTACAACAAATCCGGGAACGCTTGTGAAAGAGGAGGCGCTTATGGAAAAAGGTATGGTGGTGCGCGGCATCGCGCACGATTTGAACGTCGCGAAGGTGGCGCTGGTTGGCGTACCCAACCGGAATGACAATCTAAAGGTGGTATTCCAGACGCTGGCGCAAGACAATATCAACGTTGACATCATTGTGCAAAGCATCGTCCACAACGATTGCAGCGATATTTCGTTTACGGTGGCAAAAGACGACCTGACCCGGACGATTGAGGTGCTCGGTCAGTTGCAGCCGCGGCTCGGCGCAAAAGAGATTGTGTGCGAAGAAGACCTGGCGAAGGTGTCGATCGTCGGAGCGGGCATGATCAGCAATCCGGGGGTGGCTGCCCAAATGTTCCAGGCGTTGACGGAAAATGGCATGTACATCAAGATGGTCAGCACGTCGGAAATCAAAGTCTCCTGCGTGATCGACGCGGCCGATGTGGAGAAAGCGGTTCAGGTGCTGCATACCTCGTTTGGCCTTGATGCGGTTGAAGCGGCCACAGTGGCGAAGTGA
- a CDS encoding aminotransferase class I/II-fold pyridoxal phosphate-dependent enzyme has translation MKPLYDRLSPVVRELPPSGIRRFFDLANQMDDVISLGVGEPDFVTPWHVREACFYSLERGFTSYTSNKGLPELREAIADYLRGFQLDYDPEEIVVTVGGSEAIDIALRALLCPGDEVLIPEPAYVSYRPCAILAGGTAVGVPTYAADEFRLTPEILRAKLSPRSKVLILCFPNNPTGATMSEADLRAIAEVAVEHDLFVLSDEIYAELTYEGRHVSIASLPGMKERTVLISGMSKAFAMTGWRIGYAAAPPDILNAMLKIHQYTILCAPIMGQMAALEALRNGQAEKQKMIERYNQRRRLIVKGFRDIGLACHEPKGAFYAFPDIRSTGLTSEQFAERLLQHSRVAVVPGNVFGEGGEGFVRCSYATSVEQIERALERIGNFVASL, from the coding sequence GTGAAGCCACTCTATGACCGCCTGTCCCCGGTTGTCCGGGAGTTGCCGCCGTCCGGCATTCGCCGGTTTTTTGACCTGGCCAATCAGATGGACGATGTGATCTCGCTGGGTGTCGGCGAACCGGACTTTGTCACGCCGTGGCATGTTCGGGAAGCATGTTTTTATTCCCTGGAACGGGGGTTCACCTCTTACACGTCAAACAAGGGGCTGCCTGAACTGCGGGAAGCGATCGCCGACTATCTGCGGGGATTTCAGCTTGACTACGATCCGGAGGAAATCGTTGTGACGGTAGGCGGCAGCGAAGCGATCGACATTGCGCTGCGCGCCTTGCTTTGCCCCGGTGATGAAGTGCTGATCCCGGAACCGGCCTATGTCTCGTACCGCCCCTGTGCGATTTTGGCGGGCGGCACAGCGGTGGGGGTGCCCACCTACGCGGCCGACGAATTCCGGTTGACGCCTGAAATCCTGCGGGCAAAACTGTCGCCTCGCTCGAAAGTGCTGATTTTGTGCTTTCCAAACAATCCGACCGGGGCGACCATGTCAGAAGCAGACCTGCGAGCAATCGCGGAAGTGGCCGTCGAGCATGACCTGTTCGTGCTGTCGGATGAAATCTATGCCGAACTGACGTACGAGGGCCGCCATGTGAGCATCGCCTCGCTGCCGGGGATGAAGGAGCGAACCGTCCTCATCAGCGGGATGTCGAAAGCGTTTGCGATGACCGGCTGGCGGATCGGCTACGCGGCCGCCCCGCCGGACATTCTGAATGCGATGCTGAAAATCCATCAGTACACGATCCTCTGCGCCCCGATTATGGGCCAGATGGCCGCGTTGGAGGCGCTGCGCAACGGGCAGGCGGAGAAGCAGAAAATGATCGAACGCTACAACCAGCGCCGCCGCCTGATTGTCAAAGGTTTTCGCGATATCGGGCTGGCGTGCCACGAACCGAAAGGCGCATTTTATGCGTTTCCGGACATCCGGTCAACAGGACTGACCTCTGAACAGTTTGCGGAACGGCTGCTGCAGCACAGCAGGGTCGCCGTCGTGCCGGGCAACGTGTTTGGGGAAGGTGGAGAAGGATTCGTCCGCTGCTCCTACGCCACATCGGTGGAACAGATCGAACGGGCCCTAGAGCGGATCGGGAATTTTGTGGCGTCGCTGTAG
- the uvrC gene encoding excinuclease ABC subunit UvrC, which yields MSTRDKIKEKLALLPAKPGVYLMKDANGEILYVGKAKVLKNRVRSYFTGSHDGKTQLLVSQIADFEYIVTDTVVEALILENNLIKKHTPHYNILLKDDKTYPYIKITNEQHPQLEIVRRVKKDGGKYFGPYPNAGAAAETKKLLDRLYPLRKCKTLKSKVCLYYHINQCLAPCEFPVEQAEYDRMIKQIARFLNGGHNEIKQQLTERMHKEAEALNFERAKELRDLIQHIDKVMEKQKIDLGDTINRDVFGYYADKGMMCVQVFYVRAGKLIERDVAIFQHHGDEKEDFLSYVSQFYFDNADLPREILLPGGLDTDVIEQWLSVKIKVPMRGIKKQLVDMACENAKIALEERFKLMDRDMDRTVRAVEQLGEILAIPTPVRIEAFDNSNIQGADAVAAMVVFLNGQPAKKEYRKYKIKTVQGPDDYGSMREVIRRRFVRALREKQPLPDLIVIDGGKGQMHAALDVLQNELDLDIPVCGLAKDERHRTSQLFFGYEPDPIRIDRSSQAFYLLTRIQDEVHRFAISFHRQTHSKQAMRSILDEIPGVGEKRRKQLLKHFGSIDAIKGAPVEEFRKIGIGDKLAREILSFLNQT from the coding sequence ATGTCTACGCGGGATAAGATCAAGGAAAAATTGGCTCTCCTGCCGGCGAAACCGGGCGTCTATCTGATGAAGGACGCGAACGGGGAGATTCTTTATGTCGGCAAGGCGAAAGTCTTGAAAAACCGGGTGCGCTCCTATTTCACCGGATCGCACGATGGCAAGACGCAATTGCTCGTATCGCAAATTGCCGATTTTGAATATATCGTGACCGACACGGTCGTCGAAGCGCTGATTCTGGAAAACAACCTGATCAAAAAGCACACGCCGCATTACAACATTTTGCTGAAGGATGACAAAACCTACCCGTACATCAAAATCACCAACGAGCAGCATCCGCAGTTGGAGATCGTACGGCGCGTGAAAAAGGACGGTGGTAAATACTTCGGCCCGTACCCGAACGCCGGCGCGGCCGCCGAGACGAAAAAACTGCTCGATCGGCTGTACCCGCTGCGCAAATGCAAAACGCTCAAGTCGAAAGTGTGCCTCTACTACCATATCAACCAGTGTCTGGCGCCGTGCGAGTTTCCGGTCGAACAGGCGGAATACGACCGGATGATCAAGCAAATCGCAAGATTTCTGAACGGCGGCCACAATGAGATCAAACAGCAGTTGACCGAGAGGATGCACAAGGAGGCGGAAGCGCTCAATTTTGAGCGGGCGAAGGAACTGCGCGACCTGATCCAGCATATCGACAAGGTGATGGAAAAGCAGAAAATCGACCTGGGCGATACGATCAACCGGGACGTGTTCGGCTATTATGCCGATAAGGGAATGATGTGCGTGCAGGTGTTCTACGTCCGCGCCGGCAAGCTGATCGAGCGTGATGTGGCGATTTTCCAGCACCATGGGGACGAGAAAGAAGATTTTCTGTCGTATGTCAGCCAGTTCTATTTTGACAACGCCGATCTCCCGCGGGAGATTCTGCTGCCCGGGGGGCTTGACACGGACGTAATCGAACAATGGTTGTCCGTCAAAATCAAGGTCCCGATGCGCGGCATCAAAAAACAGTTGGTCGACATGGCCTGCGAAAACGCGAAAATCGCTCTGGAAGAACGCTTCAAGCTGATGGACCGCGACATGGACCGGACCGTTCGGGCGGTTGAACAGCTTGGCGAGATTTTGGCGATCCCGACACCCGTACGGATCGAGGCGTTTGACAATTCGAACATCCAGGGCGCCGATGCAGTGGCGGCGATGGTCGTGTTTCTCAACGGCCAACCGGCGAAGAAAGAATACCGCAAATACAAAATCAAGACGGTGCAAGGACCGGACGATTACGGTTCGATGCGGGAGGTGATCCGCCGCCGGTTCGTCCGAGCGCTGCGGGAAAAGCAGCCGCTGCCCGACCTGATCGTGATCGACGGCGGGAAGGGCCAGATGCACGCGGCGCTCGACGTTCTGCAAAATGAGCTGGATCTCGACATCCCGGTCTGCGGCTTGGCGAAGGATGAACGGCATCGAACCAGCCAGCTTTTTTTCGGATACGAGCCGGATCCGATCCGGATCGATCGTTCCTCGCAGGCGTTTTATCTGCTGACGCGGATTCAGGATGAGGTGCACCGGTTTGCCATCTCGTTCCACCGGCAGACGCACAGCAAACAGGCGATGCGTTCGATCCTTGACGAGATCCCCGGCGTCGGAGAGAAACGGCGCAAGCAGTTGCTGAAACATTTCGGCTCGATCGATGCGATCAAAGGCGCGCCGGTGGAGGAGTTTCGGAAAATTGGCATCGGTGACAAGCTGGCGCGGGAGATATTGAGCTTCTTAAACCAAACGTAA
- the metX gene encoding homoserine O-acetyltransferase MetX, whose protein sequence is MDSVVWGDRMAVRIEEVIRREYRLPDLVLQSGQCLSGAVLVYETFGTLNAQKTNAILVCHALTGDSHAGGTAEQPGWWDGLIGPGKALDTNRYFIICSNVLGGCSGSTGPASIHPADGRPYGLRFPTVTIRDMVQAQYHLVRSFGIERLYSVIGGSMGGMQVFEWAVSYPEMVETFVPVATCGRFSAMGIAFNNVMRQAIYNDPDWCNGDYYGRTFPVKGLNLARRLGMITYRSFDLYEERFGRSMVPTDDPFAIESEFQVEKYLSYHGSKLVQRFDANSYLYLLKAMDLHDVSSGRGEYGNVLQQIAGRSLMIGIDSDFLFPARELSDTAEYLRSQGKSVVYREMHTVHGHDAFLIEFEIMNEWIGEFLESGGGTK, encoded by the coding sequence GTGGATTCTGTGGTGTGGGGTGATCGCATGGCGGTGCGGATTGAGGAGGTCATCCGGCGCGAATACAGGCTGCCGGATCTGGTGCTGCAAAGCGGACAGTGTTTGTCGGGAGCGGTGCTGGTGTATGAAACGTTCGGGACGTTAAATGCGCAAAAAACGAACGCGATTTTGGTGTGCCACGCACTGACAGGCGATTCGCATGCAGGCGGCACGGCTGAACAGCCCGGCTGGTGGGACGGACTGATCGGGCCGGGCAAGGCGCTCGACACCAACCGGTATTTTATCATCTGTTCCAATGTGCTGGGTGGCTGTTCCGGATCGACCGGCCCCGCCTCGATCCACCCGGCGGACGGGCGGCCGTACGGATTGCGATTCCCGACTGTCACCATCCGCGATATGGTGCAAGCGCAATACCACCTTGTCAGAAGCTTCGGAATCGAGCGGCTGTATTCGGTAATCGGCGGCTCGATGGGGGGTATGCAGGTGTTCGAATGGGCGGTCTCCTACCCGGAAATGGTGGAAACGTTTGTGCCGGTTGCCACATGCGGCCGCTTTTCCGCGATGGGCATCGCGTTTAACAATGTGATGCGGCAGGCGATCTACAACGACCCGGACTGGTGTAACGGCGATTATTACGGCCGCACGTTTCCGGTGAAAGGACTCAACCTGGCACGTCGGCTCGGCATGATCACCTACCGCAGTTTTGATTTATACGAGGAGCGGTTTGGCCGTTCGATGGTGCCGACCGACGATCCGTTCGCGATCGAATCGGAGTTCCAGGTGGAAAAATATTTAAGTTATCACGGCAGCAAACTGGTGCAGCGGTTTGACGCCAATTCCTATCTGTATCTGCTGAAAGCGATGGACCTGCACGACGTGTCGAGCGGGCGCGGCGAGTACGGGAACGTCTTGCAGCAGATTGCGGGGCGGTCGCTGATGATCGGGATCGACTCCGATTTTCTGTTTCCGGCTCGCGAATTGTCCGATACGGCTGAATATTTGCGGTCGCAAGGCAAATCGGTCGTGTACCGGGAGATGCACACTGTGCACGGACATGATGCATTTTTGATCGAATTCGAAATCATGAACGAATGGATCGGCGAGTTTTTGGAGAGTGGAGGAGGAACCAAATGA
- a CDS encoding homoserine dehydrogenase translates to MNGKPGKQTKTVQVGLLGLGTVGSGIVKALQQNSQSIAERTGCTIDIPYILVRDPQKERSVQVDPVRITTDPGSILRCPDIQVVIEVMGGVEPARTILLEALRSGKHVITANKELLAKHGSELLRVAEESGVQLLFEASVAGGIPVIRFLQGYLTANQVHEVCGILNGTTNYILTQMEQTGRSFAEVLAQAQELGYAEADPTSDVEGYDAAYKLAILTNLAYDVHVSVDEIPREGITRIQPLDLRWAREFGYTIKLIGRSRKTERGVELSVGPRLLPFTHPLARVNDVFNAVTISSDVVGDLTFIGKGAGEYPTASAVLEDLTALLRQPGRVLRSCKWDVPVQRCEADDGCQYHFVRIRVPQSVVAEAEQKIAQLLIGQGGAILQEARAATGDRTVCGLLVGGLSGRALAACLRQLPANLLAEPPLVIACVEETASGNQVAAASGPSRSAKQTGELVSQTV, encoded by the coding sequence ATGAACGGAAAGCCGGGCAAACAGACCAAAACGGTGCAGGTCGGCCTGTTGGGGCTGGGAACGGTCGGTTCCGGAATCGTCAAGGCGTTGCAACAAAACAGTCAATCGATTGCCGAGAGAACCGGCTGTACCATCGATATACCCTACATTTTGGTACGCGATCCGCAAAAAGAACGGAGCGTACAGGTGGATCCCGTACGGATCACGACCGATCCCGGGTCGATTTTGCGATGTCCCGACATCCAGGTGGTCATCGAGGTGATGGGCGGTGTTGAACCGGCCCGGACCATTCTGTTGGAAGCACTGCGTTCCGGCAAACATGTGATTACGGCAAACAAGGAACTGTTGGCCAAACACGGCAGCGAATTGTTGCGGGTGGCGGAAGAGTCTGGCGTACAGTTGCTGTTTGAGGCGAGCGTGGCCGGCGGTATCCCTGTGATCCGCTTCCTGCAGGGCTATCTGACCGCCAATCAGGTGCATGAGGTGTGCGGGATTTTGAACGGGACGACCAATTACATCCTGACGCAGATGGAGCAGACGGGCCGCTCGTTTGCTGAAGTGTTGGCGCAAGCGCAGGAACTCGGCTATGCGGAAGCCGATCCGACGAGCGATGTGGAAGGATATGACGCTGCCTACAAGCTGGCGATCCTCACCAACCTGGCGTATGATGTGCATGTTTCTGTGGATGAAATTCCCCGCGAGGGAATCACCCGCATCCAACCGTTGGATTTGCGGTGGGCGCGCGAGTTCGGATACACGATCAAGCTGATCGGCCGTTCCCGCAAAACGGAACGGGGCGTCGAACTGTCTGTCGGCCCCCGGTTGTTGCCGTTCACCCATCCGCTCGCCCGCGTGAACGATGTGTTCAACGCGGTTACCATTTCGAGCGATGTGGTCGGGGACCTGACTTTCATCGGCAAAGGGGCGGGCGAATATCCGACGGCCAGCGCTGTGCTGGAAGATCTCACCGCTTTGTTGCGACAGCCCGGGCGTGTGCTTCGCTCTTGCAAATGGGACGTCCCCGTCCAGCGATGCGAAGCGGACGACGGTTGTCAATACCATTTCGTTCGCATCCGCGTTCCGCAATCAGTGGTGGCGGAAGCGGAACAAAAAATCGCCCAACTGCTGATCGGGCAAGGCGGCGCGATCCTGCAGGAAGCACGAGCAGCGACCGGTGATCGAACCGTTTGCGGGTTGCTGGTCGGCGGACTGTCCGGCAGGGCACTCGCTGCTTGCCTGCGGCAATTGCCGGCCAATCTGTTGGCGGAACCGCCGCTGGTGATCGCGTGCGTGGAGGAAACCGCTTCCGGTAATCAGGTGGCGGCGGCGTCCGGCCCGTCCCGATCCGCCAAGCAAACCGGGGAATTGGTGTCGCAAACGGTCTGA